A portion of the Clostridium gelidum genome contains these proteins:
- a CDS encoding TIGR03936 family radical SAM-associated protein, translating to MRYLTKFTKEENIKFISHLDVLKTIQKNIRRSGLPVEFSQGFNPHMNTSIAQPLSVGVYSSGEYMDMILTTETDEQEIVDKLNATAPSGIKYISALAIPYTVGEKKVPQAMALIDAARYTIKIKYSDVSALEGEMTNLMENETWNTIKKSKKGEREVDLKTLIKEFSFWIKDEFLVLNVLISTGSREHLSADLLVSYIQEKTTNALLDAFVNIKREEMYFYKNETLVPLYKCV from the coding sequence GTGCGATACTTAACTAAATTTACTAAAGAAGAAAACATTAAGTTCATATCTCATTTAGATGTACTTAAAACTATTCAAAAGAATATTAGAAGGTCAGGACTTCCAGTAGAATTTTCACAAGGATTTAATCCACATATGAATACATCAATAGCACAACCCTTATCTGTTGGAGTATATTCAAGTGGTGAATATATGGATATGATATTAACAACTGAGACCGATGAACAAGAAATTGTGGATAAATTAAATGCAACTGCGCCAAGCGGAATAAAATACATAAGTGCACTTGCAATTCCTTATACTGTAGGCGAGAAAAAAGTGCCTCAAGCTATGGCATTGATTGATGCAGCAAGGTACACTATAAAGATTAAATATTCTGATGTTTCGGCGTTAGAAGGAGAAATGACTAATCTTATGGAAAATGAAACTTGGAATACAATAAAGAAAAGCAAAAAAGGTGAAAGAGAAGTTGATTTAAAAACTTTAATTAAGGAATTTAGCTTTTGGATTAAGGATGAATTTTTAGTGCTTAATGTATTGATTAGTACAGGAAGTAGAGAACATTTAAGTGCAGATTTATTAGTTAGCTATATACAAGAAAAAACTACCAATGCACTTTTGGATGCCTTTGTTAATATAAAAAGAGAAGAAATGTATTTTTATAAGAATGAAACACTTGTACCATTATACAAGTGCGTATAG
- a CDS encoding HipA domain-containing protein, translating to MKQVDLLNIVNKYSKDENYDFSGYLMYKDKAIAEIKDTNFIKSLEDNLLPIIMINKNIGSFESWLQTRVIDTHRTNSRQIRRRLSVRTEVPKEIVIKARAVSITDNYWLKWANESITYNEVRSRLSDGLNTIALYGNTIESNFTNLDISPELTNIGSFEKCWKLIDGHWYMIKKGSYKENFAEVLVSNIALELGFKAVKYESMDDGKLVKCKDFTNSGEVDFEPMFSFVKDYWEVDDSIKIIDELGYMQDFLDITFMDALCYNIDRHTFNFGILRKDGEVIGLAPNFDNNLALSGVLNDNALEKTWYSTSFTKNNYKPVLEEYSYDIPKINFEKIKSIIYETLKSFPTLENEDGFNEVVFKIIKNNYEEMLN from the coding sequence ATGAAACAAGTAGATTTACTTAATATTGTTAATAAATATTCTAAAGATGAGAATTACGATTTTAGCGGATATTTAATGTATAAAGATAAAGCAATAGCTGAGATAAAAGATACTAATTTTATAAAATCTCTAGAGGATAATTTATTGCCAATAATAATGATAAATAAAAATATAGGTTCTTTTGAATCATGGCTACAAACTAGAGTTATAGATACTCACAGAACAAATTCTAGACAAATAAGGCGCAGATTGAGCGTTAGAACAGAAGTACCTAAAGAAATTGTTATTAAAGCTAGGGCAGTTAGTATTACAGATAATTATTGGCTTAAATGGGCTAATGAAAGCATAACTTATAATGAAGTAAGAAGTAGATTGTCTGATGGCTTAAACACTATAGCTTTATATGGTAATACAATAGAAAGCAATTTTACAAATTTAGATATAAGCCCTGAACTTACTAACATAGGTAGTTTTGAAAAGTGTTGGAAGTTGATTGATGGACATTGGTATATGATAAAAAAAGGTTCATATAAAGAAAATTTTGCAGAGGTATTAGTTTCAAACATAGCTTTAGAACTTGGGTTTAAAGCTGTTAAATATGAATCTATGGATGATGGTAAATTGGTTAAGTGCAAAGATTTTACCAATAGTGGAGAAGTAGATTTTGAACCTATGTTTAGTTTTGTTAAAGATTATTGGGAAGTAGATGACTCTATTAAAATTATAGATGAGTTAGGTTATATGCAAGATTTTTTAGATATAACTTTTATGGATGCATTATGTTATAACATAGATAGACATACATTTAACTTTGGTATATTAAGAAAGGATGGAGAGGTTATAGGCTTAGCTCCTAATTTTGATAATAATTTAGCCTTATCAGGAGTTCTTAATGATAATGCTTTGGAAAAAACATGGTATTCAACTTCATTTACAAAAAATAATTATAAACCTGTGTTAGAGGAATATAGTTATGATATACCAAAAATTAATTTTGAAAAAATAAAATCTATCATTTATGAAACATTAAAGAGTTTTCCTACACTTGAGAATGAAGATGGCTTTAATGAGGTTGTATTTAAGATAATAAAAAATAATTATGAGGAAATGTTAAATTAA
- a CDS encoding DUF445 family protein — translation MWKSLFLLVFQGISGGVAGYITNKYAVNMLFKEYTPLKLGGVIKKKKEKFIEEISELVERDIINAETLKAEISKKDLNNYIEQIAGTFFQTGLNESLGNTKLCEVTDFSNSILKSEEFARKNLNTNLPKLLDNIFVNVKLDDVLTENQISKIVDSSYDLLVQELENSDTLNEFISSFYKENSNITLSDIFSKEVQRNFTQNITKRVIEIIKEDILEDEEGCKLFFDKIFSAINIDVTLIKLQGLIGDYEINQFVTNSEEEEFTLKLFGKVNEFINSEKGKELIKNLMDEIFLIGKDIDFTVYEILPPEMEKSLTNFIETVIPKVMPYISEWISGNKESLDEMIEAAIDEAIKDVDGNIKKLIISKVRSALMGDISSKNNIVNKIINYLNDSFDGESYNKLANSIIDYLKSKKIKDIVALLENQNLFNSEKLAELIIKEFGVHGEKLLGTIIKSQFLKKIHNVFKFDLVKLFHEKIKPMLYENIFKNKAKLSEKINDITRDFINSKNNEVFNEKLSDLFTQDQVSNFSNNFAKLTNKSFVKNAPIYKTQIADFLSLNIKNLNLEGILKNYKADICELIVDKSMVVYKETVDKYKKYEITQLINTYFDSKTLSNLLINKGYPMLMDKLPDLLNGNIKKFASNNLKKYDEDEICNIVQDFMGGQLKPLSVFGAFLGVIVGVLYELIHPTILGNFGFASSLSDMAISCAVMAFIGYITNVIALWMIFHPYKENKIVSKIPFLKKFALGYIPAHKNEFAIGMAKLIDDELLNKEEINKVFKVKHNNMKSVLMMLVTNNNYQILINLLRDKKQDLSKYIYEKILKYCKHNSYLAKRISKAITNSKFNEFIKKDHVLNIVPNLVDKIKDIEDTLVQFAERKLSENNRVKDILPKGVSVGIQNYVETEMNTLISEKVQSTKNIDFVNKIIDNYSSTYDLEIQKSCKEIFSEELLFNIKNNMETRFETYVFNDLKIHVNDFAKQFLRSGLDENNTIGSMFNGKVKSIVDNNLYLLTSYITKKSINYVQNKQDDIALNVQETIKNELNFFEKMAYGAFGGDDIANKVVSIILNEKLPIMIKDETDKIISIAKVTLNDSVYPMKTSILKIKADEFNITILLDNVFEQFNKNNSAKQHIRNSGNLIMDSLIKAPIIEYLELCNLNSLDLVYKKFYNEVTIVKEDIYNNINNNSSELSQIMGELLNEKIAKPLFNSYNSLIFEGITSSDIKGSVKSILNLISSSKETEKYLGIFLEKAYDNTLSELSIEQIVDADILNKDIEKIIKSVFGNEVFNENNISLIKNIIQNAIDNKLDFITADTKDYLTDKTIEAGLYSISDYIVPILKEINLKNITNKQIELLNPKEIDILFNSFAGDFFNKLRIYGVWGFVFGINVGLSIILWALDWRYSKDPSKKDLNTLEDL, via the coding sequence ATGTGGAAATCACTTTTTTTATTGGTTTTTCAAGGTATCTCTGGCGGAGTAGCCGGATACATTACTAATAAATATGCAGTAAATATGCTTTTTAAGGAATATACTCCTTTAAAATTAGGTGGAGTAATTAAAAAGAAGAAAGAAAAATTTATAGAAGAAATTAGTGAACTAGTTGAAAGAGATATAATAAATGCTGAAACTTTGAAGGCTGAAATTTCTAAGAAGGATTTAAATAATTATATTGAACAAATTGCTGGAACCTTTTTTCAAACAGGATTAAATGAAAGCTTAGGCAATACTAAATTATGCGAAGTTACAGACTTTTCTAATAGTATTCTTAAGAGTGAAGAATTTGCAAGAAAAAATTTGAATACAAATTTACCTAAATTATTAGATAATATTTTTGTTAATGTTAAATTAGATGATGTACTAACTGAAAATCAAATTTCAAAAATAGTAGATTCGAGTTATGATTTGCTAGTTCAAGAGCTTGAAAATAGTGATACATTAAATGAATTTATTTCTAGTTTTTACAAGGAAAATTCTAATATAACTCTTTCAGATATTTTTTCAAAAGAAGTGCAAAGAAATTTTACTCAAAATATTACAAAGCGTGTTATAGAAATAATTAAAGAAGATATTTTAGAAGATGAAGAAGGCTGTAAATTATTTTTTGATAAGATTTTTTCTGCAATAAATATAGATGTAACGCTTATTAAATTACAAGGCTTAATTGGAGACTATGAAATTAATCAGTTTGTTACCAATTCTGAGGAAGAAGAATTTACTTTAAAATTATTTGGTAAAGTTAATGAGTTTATTAATTCGGAAAAAGGTAAGGAATTAATAAAAAATCTTATGGATGAGATTTTCTTGATTGGAAAAGATATTGATTTTACAGTTTATGAAATTCTTCCACCTGAAATGGAAAAATCACTTACTAATTTCATAGAAACAGTAATTCCAAAGGTTATGCCATATATTTCAGAATGGATTTCAGGAAATAAAGAATCCCTTGATGAAATGATTGAAGCAGCTATTGATGAAGCAATTAAAGATGTGGATGGTAATATTAAAAAACTTATAATTTCAAAAGTTAGAAGTGCGCTTATGGGAGATATTTCATCTAAAAATAATATTGTTAATAAGATAATTAATTATCTTAATGATAGTTTTGATGGTGAGTCATATAATAAATTGGCTAATTCTATTATTGATTATTTAAAATCAAAGAAAATAAAAGATATAGTAGCATTACTTGAAAATCAAAATTTATTTAATTCTGAAAAATTAGCAGAACTTATTATTAAAGAATTTGGAGTACATGGGGAAAAACTTTTGGGTACTATAATAAAATCTCAGTTCTTAAAAAAGATACATAATGTCTTTAAATTTGATTTAGTAAAATTGTTTCATGAAAAGATTAAACCAATGTTATATGAAAATATCTTTAAAAACAAAGCTAAGCTAAGTGAAAAGATTAATGACATAACTAGAGATTTTATAAATTCAAAAAATAATGAAGTTTTTAATGAAAAATTATCTGATTTGTTTACGCAAGATCAAGTTTCTAATTTTTCTAATAATTTTGCAAAATTAACTAATAAATCATTTGTTAAGAATGCACCTATATATAAAACCCAAATAGCAGATTTTTTATCTTTAAATATTAAGAATTTAAATTTAGAAGGTATACTTAAAAATTATAAGGCGGATATTTGTGAATTGATTGTGGATAAGTCTATGGTAGTTTATAAAGAAACTGTGGATAAATATAAAAAGTATGAGATTACACAACTTATTAATACATATTTTGATAGTAAGACATTATCTAATCTTCTTATAAATAAAGGATATCCAATGCTAATGGATAAATTACCTGATTTATTGAATGGAAATATTAAAAAATTTGCAAGTAATAATTTAAAAAAATATGATGAAGATGAGATTTGTAATATAGTTCAAGATTTCATGGGTGGGCAACTTAAGCCGTTATCTGTTTTTGGTGCTTTTCTCGGGGTTATAGTAGGAGTGTTATATGAATTAATACATCCAACTATCTTGGGAAACTTTGGATTCGCTAGCAGTCTATCAGATATGGCCATTTCATGCGCAGTTATGGCCTTCATTGGATATATTACAAATGTAATAGCCTTATGGATGATATTCCATCCATATAAGGAAAATAAAATTGTTTCTAAAATACCATTTCTTAAGAAATTTGCATTAGGGTATATCCCTGCACATAAAAATGAATTTGCAATTGGAATGGCTAAGTTAATAGATGATGAATTATTAAATAAAGAAGAAATTAATAAAGTTTTTAAAGTAAAACATAATAATATGAAATCAGTATTAATGATGTTAGTTACAAATAATAATTATCAAATTTTAATAAATCTTCTTAGAGATAAAAAACAAGATTTATCAAAGTATATTTATGAGAAAATTTTAAAGTATTGCAAGCATAATTCGTATTTAGCAAAAAGAATTTCAAAAGCAATAACAAATAGTAAATTTAATGAATTTATTAAAAAAGATCATGTTTTAAATATAGTGCCTAATCTAGTAGATAAAATTAAAGACATTGAAGATACTTTAGTTCAGTTTGCAGAAAGAAAACTTTCTGAAAATAATAGAGTTAAGGATATTTTGCCAAAGGGAGTATCTGTTGGAATTCAGAATTATGTTGAAACTGAAATGAATACATTAATTTCAGAAAAAGTTCAAAGCACTAAAAATATAGACTTTGTAAATAAAATTATTGATAATTATAGTAGTACTTATGATTTGGAAATTCAAAAATCATGCAAAGAAATATTTAGTGAAGAATTATTATTCAACATAAAAAATAATATGGAAACAAGGTTTGAAACATATGTTTTTAATGATTTGAAAATACACGTAAATGATTTTGCAAAACAATTTTTACGTAGTGGATTAGATGAAAATAATACTATTGGCTCAATGTTTAATGGAAAAGTAAAAAGCATTGTTGATAATAATTTATATCTATTAACTAGCTATATTACAAAAAAATCAATTAATTATGTACAAAATAAGCAAGATGACATAGCTTTAAATGTACAAGAAACTATTAAAAATGAACTTAACTTTTTTGAAAAGATGGCTTATGGAGCCTTTGGTGGAGATGATATAGCAAATAAAGTTGTATCAATTATATTAAATGAAAAGTTGCCAATAATGATTAAGGATGAAACTGACAAAATCATTAGCATTGCTAAAGTTACATTAAATGATAGTGTTTATCCTATGAAAACTAGTATATTAAAAATTAAAGCTGATGAATTTAATATTACAATATTACTTGATAATGTATTTGAGCAATTTAATAAGAATAATTCTGCAAAACAACATATTCGTAATTCTGGTAATTTAATTATGGATTCTTTAATAAAAGCTCCAATTATTGAATATCTTGAATTATGTAATTTGAATAGTTTAGATTTAGTGTATAAAAAGTTCTACAATGAAGTTACTATTGTAAAAGAAGATATTTATAATAATATAAATAATAATAGTAGTGAGTTATCGCAAATAATGGGAGAACTTTTAAATGAGAAAATAGCAAAGCCGTTATTTAATTCATACAATTCACTAATCTTTGAAGGAATTACGTCAAGTGATATTAAGGGCAGTGTGAAAAGTATTTTAAATTTAATTAGTTCAAGTAAAGAAACTGAAAAGTATTTAGGTATATTCTTAGAAAAAGCTTATGATAATACATTGTCAGAATTATCAATTGAACAAATTGTGGATGCAGATATATTAAACAAAGATATAGAAAAAATTATTAAATCAGTTTTTGGTAATGAAGTATTTAATGAGAATAATATTAGTTTAATTAAAAACATAATTCAAAATGCGATTGATAATAAGTTAGATTTTATTACAGCTGATACAAAGGATTATCTAACAGATAAAACAATAGAAGCAGGATTATATTCAATTAGTGATTATATTGTTCCAATACTTAAAGAAATCAACTTAAAGAATATTACCAATAAACAAATTGAGTTACTTAATCCAAAAGAAATCGATATATTATTTAATTCTTTTGCAGGAGACTTTTTCAATAAGTTGCGTATCTATGGGGTATGGGGTTTTGTATTTGGAATTAACGTAGGATTGTCGATTATATTATGGGCACTAGACTGGAGATATAGCAAGGACCCTTCAAAAAAAGATTTAAATACATTGGAAGATTTATAA
- a CDS encoding leucine-rich repeat protein: protein MKSLKLIKIIAHSLIVASVLALNPIGASAEWKANPSGWWYKEGSSWATGWKLIDSKWYYFDFKGYMAKDTTIDGYYLSDSGARAELTTSGNFKFDKSTGTIIEYTGSDSSVVIPNKIDGTDVKRIRFTSASSCKNLTSITIPDSTTGVESIVCMNCSNLTSIVIPSSVKSINPFAFDGCSNLKSITMPDSVTSINTAAFRGCKSLKSIIIPNGVKTIQTKAFAGCSSLTSLTIPNSVTSMGNDIFQDCINLTSITIPDSVKSIGCGAFNDCSSLTSIIIPNGITIINEFEFQGCTNLTSMTIPNGVTSIQRDAFAGCTNLTSMTIPDSVTSIASYINSPKGIGINPFHDCTNATIYVKSEKVKQLLINSGVSASKIIVSA, encoded by the coding sequence ATGAAAAGTTTGAAATTAATAAAAATAATAGCTCATTCATTAATTGTAGCTTCAGTATTAGCACTAAATCCAATAGGGGCAAGTGCAGAATGGAAAGCAAATCCTTCAGGTTGGTGGTATAAAGAAGGAAGTTCATGGGCTACAGGTTGGAAATTAATTGATTCTAAATGGTACTATTTTGATTTTAAAGGTTACATGGCTAAAGATACAACAATTGATGGATATTATCTAAGCGATAGTGGTGCGCGGGCAGAACTTACAACAAGTGGAAACTTTAAATTTGATAAATCAACTGGAACAATAATAGAATATACTGGTTCTGATAGTTCAGTAGTGATACCAAACAAAATTGATGGTACTGATGTAAAACGTATAAGATTTACATCAGCATCTAGTTGTAAGAATTTAACAAGCATAACTATACCAGATAGCACGACGGGTGTAGAATCTATAGTATGTATGAATTGTAGTAATCTAACAAGCATAGTCATTCCAAGTAGTGTAAAAAGTATAAATCCGTTTGCATTTGATGGATGCAGTAATTTAAAAAGTATAACAATGCCAGATAGTGTAACAAGTATAAATACAGCTGCATTTAGAGGGTGTAAGAGTTTGAAAAGCATAATTATTCCAAATGGTGTGAAGACTATTCAGACTAAGGCATTTGCGGGATGTAGTAGTTTAACAAGTTTAACAATTCCAAATAGTGTAACAAGTATGGGGAATGATATATTTCAGGATTGTATTAATTTAACAAGCATAACCATTCCAGATAGTGTTAAAAGTATAGGTTGTGGTGCATTTAATGATTGTAGTAGTTTAACAAGCATAATAATTCCAAATGGCATAACAATTATAAATGAGTTTGAATTTCAAGGTTGTACTAATTTAACAAGCATGACAATACCAAATGGTGTAACAAGTATACAAAGAGATGCATTTGCAGGCTGTACAAATTTAACAAGCATGACCATTCCAGATAGTGTAACAAGTATAGCAAGTTACATAAATAGTCCTAAGGGTATAGGAATTAATCCATTTCATGATTGTACAAATGCTACAATTTATGTAAAGAGTGAAAAAGTTAAACAACTTTTAATTAATTCTGGTGTAAGTGCAAGCAAAATCATAGTAAGTGCTTAA
- a CDS encoding CPBP family intramembrane glutamic endopeptidase: protein MNTTRSFNKNKIVLYLISTFLFTWMFWIISFTSTSSSLNSIFRIVGSLMPSLMSIILTNYFYGRKGLKDLLKKLTIWKVNPLFYVFIIFYSAASFYIPYFICVIAGADYKIQIINQIFGFNLDNPLSLLACLIVILFFGGPLGEELGWRGFVLPKLQKKYTPLLSGIIAGVIWTCWHIPMFLFHIQGYDNFIVYLLQTISLSIIYTWLYNHVKGSLLIPILYHCIDDFIPSICFPDFLNYFNMYSIIYWTIQLTVLLCIIFNMTRKSSSKLQNVSNCSNLKL from the coding sequence ATGAATACTACAAGAAGCTTTAATAAAAATAAAATAGTACTATATTTAATTAGTACTTTTCTGTTTACTTGGATGTTTTGGATTATTTCATTTACTTCAACCAGTTCGAGTTTGAATTCGATTTTTCGTATAGTAGGTTCATTAATGCCAAGCCTTATGTCCATAATTCTTACTAACTACTTTTATGGAAGAAAAGGATTAAAAGACTTACTGAAAAAGCTAACTATTTGGAAAGTTAATCCACTTTTTTATGTTTTTATAATTTTTTATTCTGCAGCATCATTTTATATACCGTATTTTATCTGCGTTATAGCAGGGGCAGATTATAAAATTCAGATTATAAATCAGATATTTGGTTTTAACCTTGATAATCCTTTATCATTATTAGCATGCCTAATAGTTATCTTATTTTTTGGAGGGCCACTTGGTGAAGAACTTGGATGGAGAGGTTTTGTATTGCCAAAGCTTCAAAAAAAGTATACTCCGCTATTATCAGGTATAATAGCCGGGGTTATTTGGACTTGCTGGCATATACCAATGTTTTTATTCCATATTCAAGGATATGATAATTTTATTGTATATCTTCTACAAACTATTTCCTTAAGCATTATATATACATGGCTGTATAACCATGTAAAGGGAAGTTTATTAATTCCGATTTTATATCATTGCATTGATGATTTTATTCCCTCTATATGTTTTCCTGATTTTTTAAACTACTTTAATATGTATTCAATTATTTATTGGACAATACAATTAACAGTTTTATTATGTATTATATTTAATATGACTAGAAAATCATCAAGTAAATTACAGAATGTATCTAATTGTTCCAATCTAAAATTGTGA
- a CDS encoding TIGR03960 family B12-binding radical SAM protein, with the protein MNKISDDILYKVEKPSRYTGGELNEIVKNPSEALIRFAFCFPDVYEVGMSHLGSRILYHTLNAREDTYCERTFAPWPDMEVQLRKNDIPLFTLETKDSLKEFDILGFTLQYEMSFTNILNMINMAGITIRASERSEDEPIVMAGGPCAYNPEPLYDIVDFFEIGEGEEMMNDVLDVYKKYKGKGKKKEFLREISKIQGIYVPSLYDVIYNEDNTIKEFKPKYDDVPSTIKKRIINNYTKVDFPTNIIVPYSEIVHDRIVLEIFRGCTNGCRFCQAGMLYRPVREKKKEDLVELARELVKNTGYEEISLSSLSTCDYSDIKGLITDLTEEHEENRVGIALPSIRVDSFSVDLLKDIQKVRKSGLTFAPEAGSQRMRDVINKGLTEDKILNAARSAFEAGWKTLKLYFMVGLPYEELEDCTGIGELAEKIVDEYKAVPKKKGDYKGLRLTVSTSILIPKPFTPFQWTPMARLQDVNEKINAVKDSIKSKCIVYNYHEQKTSIMESVFARGDRRLCDVLIKAYEKGAKFDGWGQYFNYRLWMEAMEECNLDVDFYAYRERAYDEVLPWDFIDIGVNRKYLEIESEKAKKAELTQNCKKGCTGCGIDVNFKDGECFEGAILN; encoded by the coding sequence ATGAATAAAATTTCAGATGATATCTTATATAAGGTTGAGAAACCAAGTAGATATACTGGTGGGGAATTAAATGAAATTGTTAAGAACCCAAGTGAAGCTTTAATAAGATTTGCATTTTGTTTTCCTGATGTTTATGAGGTAGGTATGTCTCATTTAGGAAGTAGAATTCTTTATCATACTTTAAATGCAAGAGAAGATACATATTGCGAAAGAACATTTGCACCATGGCCAGATATGGAAGTACAACTTAGAAAAAATGATATTCCATTATTCACGTTGGAGACTAAAGATTCTTTAAAGGAATTTGATATTTTAGGATTTACCCTTCAATATGAAATGAGTTTTACCAATATTTTAAACATGATAAATATGGCTGGTATTACTATAAGAGCTTCTGAACGAAGTGAAGATGAACCTATAGTTATGGCAGGTGGTCCTTGTGCATATAATCCAGAACCACTATATGATATAGTTGATTTCTTTGAAATTGGTGAAGGCGAAGAAATGATGAATGATGTTTTGGATGTCTATAAAAAGTATAAAGGTAAGGGCAAAAAGAAAGAATTTTTAAGAGAAATATCTAAAATTCAAGGTATATACGTGCCTTCATTATATGATGTTATTTATAATGAAGATAATACTATAAAAGAATTTAAACCAAAGTATGATGATGTTCCGAGTACTATTAAGAAGAGAATTATAAATAACTATACAAAGGTGGATTTTCCAACCAATATTATAGTTCCTTATTCAGAGATTGTTCATGATAGAATAGTTTTAGAGATATTTAGAGGATGTACAAATGGATGTAGATTCTGTCAAGCTGGAATGCTTTATAGACCAGTTAGAGAAAAGAAAAAAGAAGATCTTGTAGAATTAGCTAGAGAATTAGTTAAAAATACAGGGTATGAAGAAATTTCTCTTTCATCATTAAGTACCTGTGATTATTCTGATATAAAGGGATTAATTACAGATTTAACAGAAGAACATGAAGAAAACAGAGTTGGAATAGCGCTTCCTTCAATTAGAGTTGACTCTTTTTCAGTTGATTTACTTAAGGATATCCAAAAGGTAAGAAAGAGTGGCTTAACTTTTGCACCAGAAGCAGGATCTCAAAGAATGAGAGATGTAATAAATAAGGGACTTACAGAAGATAAAATTTTAAATGCAGCTAGAAGTGCTTTTGAAGCTGGATGGAAGACTCTTAAGCTTTATTTTATGGTTGGACTTCCTTATGAAGAACTTGAAGATTGTACTGGAATTGGAGAACTTGCAGAAAAAATTGTTGATGAATATAAAGCAGTTCCTAAGAAAAAGGGTGATTATAAGGGCTTAAGACTTACAGTAAGTACATCAATACTTATACCTAAGCCATTTACACCATTCCAATGGACTCCTATGGCAAGACTTCAAGACGTAAATGAGAAGATTAATGCTGTCAAGGATTCAATTAAATCAAAATGCATAGTTTATAATTACCATGAGCAAAAGACATCTATAATGGAGTCTGTATTTGCAAGAGGTGACAGAAGATTATGTGATGTTTTAATTAAGGCTTATGAAAAGGGTGCAAAATTTGATGGATGGGGTCAATACTTTAACTATAGATTATGGATGGAAGCTATGGAAGAATGCAACTTGGATGTAGATTTTTATGCATATAGGGAAAGAGCTTATGATGAAGTATTACCATGGGATTTTATTGATATAGGAGTGAATAGAAAATATTTAGAAATTGAAAGTGAAAAAGCAAAGAAAGCAGAATTGACTCAAAACTGTAAAAAAGGATGTACAGGATGTGGCATTGATGTAAACTTTAAAGATGGGGAGTGTTTTGAAGGTGCGATACTTAACTAA